A section of the Piliocolobus tephrosceles isolate RC106 chromosome 14, ASM277652v3, whole genome shotgun sequence genome encodes:
- the TEKT4 gene encoding tektin-4: MAQTDVLLTKEPAPQTVPPCELPAKEYDVARNTGAYTSSGLATAGFRTAKYLLEEWFQNCYARYHQAFADRDQSERQRHESQQLASETQALAQRTQQDSTRKVGERLQDIHGWKSELQREVEALVAETDLLLAQKQRLERALDATEVPFSIATDNLQCRERRQHPNLVRDYVETELLKEAELIRNIQELLKRTIMQAVSQIRLNREHKETCEMDWSDKVEAYNIDETCGRYHSQSTQVQAHPHSTAFQESASTPETWAKFTQDNLCRAQRERLASANLRVLVDCILRDTSEDLRLQCDAVNLAFGRRCEELEDARHKLQQHLHKTLREITDQEHNVAALKQAIKDKEAPLRVAQTRLYLRSHRPNVELCRDAAQFRLVSEVEELNMSLAALREKLLEAEQSLRNLEDTHMSLEKDITAMTNSLFIDRQKCMAHRTRYPTILQLAGYQ, encoded by the exons ATGGCGCAGACGGACGTACTCCTAACCAAAGAGCCGGCCCCACAGACAGTGCCGCCCTGCGAGCTGCCCGCCAAAGAGTACGACGTGGCCCGCAACACAGGCGCCTACACGTCCTCCGGGCTGGCCACCGCAGGCTTCCGCACCGCCAAGTACCTGCTGGAGGAGTGGTTCCAGAACTGCTATGCTCGCTACCACCAGGCCTTCGCGGACCGCGACCAGTCGGAGCGGCAGCGGCATGAGAGCCAGCAGCTGGCGTCGGAGACCCAGGCGCTGGCGCAGcgcacacagcaagactccacgCGCAAGGTTGGCGAGCGACTGCAGGACATTCACGGCTGGAAGTCGGAGCTGCAGCGCGAGGTGGAAGCACTGGTTGCGGAGACCGACCTGCTGCTGGCCCAGAAGCAGCGGCTGGAGCGCGCCCTGGACGCCACGGAGGTGCCCTTCTCCATCGCCACTGACAACCTGCAGTGTCGTGAGCGCCGCCAGCACCCCAACCTCGTGCGCGACTATGTGGAGACGGAATTGTTGAAG GAAGCCGAGCTTATCCGGAACATTCAGGAGCTGCTGAAGAGAACCATCATGCAAGCAGTGAGCCAGATCCG ACTGAACCGGGAGCACAAGGAGACCTGCGAGATGGACTGGTCAGACAAGGTGGAGGCCTACAACATCGACGAGACCTGCGGGCGCTACCACAGCCAGAGCACCCAGGTGCAGGCTCATCCTCACTCCACCGCCTTCCAAGAGAG CGCCTCCACCCCAGAGACCTGGGCCAAGTTCACGCAGGACAATCTGTGCCGCGCCCAGCGCGAGCGCCTGGCCTCGGCCAACCTGCGGGTGCTGGTGGACTGCATCCTTCGCGACACCTCCGAGGACCTGCGGCTGCAGTGCGACGCTGTGAACCTGGCCTTCGGGCGCCGCTGCGAGGAGCTGGAGGACGCACGGCACAAGCTGCAGCAGCACCTGCACAAG ACGCTGCGGGAAATCACAGATCAGGAGCACAACGTGGCGGCACTGAAGCAGGCCATTAAGGACAAGGAGGCCCCTTTGCGCGTCGCCCAGACCCGGCTGTACCTGCGCTCGCACCGGCCCAACGTGGAGCTGTGCCGCGATGCAGCCCAGTTCAG GCTGGTGAGCGAGGTGGAGGAGCTGAACATGTCCCTCGCAGCGCTGCGGGAGAAGCTTCTAGAAGCAGAACAGTCCCTGCGCAACCTCGAGGACACCCACATGAGCCTGGAGAAGGACATCACCGCCATGACCAACAGTCTCTTCATCGACCGCCAGAAGTGCATGGCCCATCGTACTCGCTACCCCACCATCCTGCAGCTGGCTGGCTACCAGTGA